TGAAACTCGTGCCACATGCCGTTGAGGATGCCGAAGGCGACCGCTAGGCCCAGGCCCAGAACCCAGGTGAAATACCACATGCGCGTCGCTCCTTAGTAGAGGTCGGGATTGGTGGTCAG
This is a stretch of genomic DNA from Phenylobacterium immobile (ATCC 35973). It encodes these proteins:
- the cydX gene encoding cytochrome bd-I oxidase subunit CydX, yielding MWYFTWVLGLGLAVAFGILNGMWHEFHLVDLGDDGQDDE